Within the Rosa rugosa chromosome 2, drRosRugo1.1, whole genome shotgun sequence genome, the region AGCTCAGACTCTCACCTCTCTCTACCAAGTCACTCTATCTCCTCTCCTCAATAATCTGCTCTCATCTCTCAACCTTATTCAGGTATTATACTTTAACTTCTCTTCTATAATGAATTTTTTTGACGAAATTAGAATGTAATTTAGGTTAGAATTTGGGTATTTATAGATTTCTTGATGTAAGCAATCAAATCTATTGATTTCTAGAAAAAGATATTGAATTTGTATTATTAATACCCAAATACCCAATTGCTCATGATAGTGGCAATTTCTTTATTGTGTTGATTGTTTGAGAGTTGAGTTGATTATACTTTTGATCGGATGTTTTTTAGCTTTTGAGTAAGTTAAATTTGTTTTCTCTTGTGGTGGGGAGGGATGTGGTGGCCTGGTGGGGTGCCCGGGTGTGGTCCTTGTATATTTAACTTTGAATTGTTTCAATTTTCTATTGTTAGATTTGGGTGACAAAATGCATGTTGTGGATGATATTTTGACAAATGTTATGCAATTGAGATATTcatcaaaacaaagtaaactctgccaaatttttgagaataatttttcttgccagcataaggtaaatttagcacacctcaaatttaattcctggtTCCGTGCCTGCTCCAACGCCAATTGTAACCCACATGAGATTGGCAAAATCTCTGCATGTCTAGGAGTAGTGACACCAAAGAGAGGAATGGTTCTTGCCACCGCGATTTCCCCTCTGTTGTTTCTAATAACAACCCCGACACCACCCACTCTGTGATTCAGTGATTGGGTACAAATTGATGGTGCAatttatatatttaatttatataatATAAAtcgcaaatatatacatttactactttactttaatgattACACTTTTATTTTAGTGGTGTTTTaacttttgcactcactgaattatgatttatgaatttaatcatgttttaattttatttgttgtagattttcattttaaaaaagacaatatgagaacaaatttattttatttattaaattgttattggggatttggggcgaGTTTGGAGGCTTAGTCCTCAGTGAGGATgaggacggggaatccccaatatatttttattggaaaTTGGGGCGGGAATGAGAGTGGAGAATGACTAACAGAGATGATCTCCATCCCCTAACCCGTCCCGTTGCCATCCCTAATTAGTGGGCAAAAGTCGCAAAACTGGTCATCATTATTGTccttttctcctttttctttttctggtgaTTACTATTACTATTATTGGTTTTCTTATAAGTTAATCATTTGTGTTAGACATACCCTGTTGGGATTTGCGTTGACTATCCAACACCCTTCGAATAAGAACATAAAAGTTGCggtgaagtgagatttggatATGTTTCCGGAAAGTGGCCTTTGTAACCAGACGTTTCAGTTTCTTGGGTCTCAGTAATAATCTCGCATTGGTTCTTCGTCGGTACGTTTTTAATCTACAACTTCTTATATGATCTGATTACGATCTTTTGTTTTGCTTCATTCTGGATCTTAATGTTTGATCATCACTAACAGTAGTCAAGTTATTGCTGGTAGGAATCTTTAATACTCGCTTTATTTTAGGCAATATGTGAGATTTTACTATTTTTGCCTTAAAGTTTGCTGTTAATGAATTGTTGGGGGTTGATGGATCTTAAAGTCATGTGGGTGATGCTAGTTAAGGACTACAGTGATGATATTTATTTCTGGGTCATTCAGGGTTTTCTGTTTGCCTCACTGATTTCCATAGCTATGCTGTTTTCTGATGGGTTTGAGCTTGAtgcaacagaaaacaaaaaagaaaaagatttggGTCATCTGGGAAATTTTGGATTTATGCATTTGTAGAACTATATAAGAGAAGTGTTAGTTTGTTAGCTTCTGTGTTTGATATAAGGAGGTTGAAAGAGGTTTTGCCGAATCTGCCACTTAACCAACTTGGGTTAATGCTAAAATGATCATGATTTCCTGCTTTATCAGATGAAATAATGGCTAAAATATAGCTTTTCCCTTTTATGCAGTGCTTTTCGTTTTGGAACTACTAGATAATTGATAATTAGGTTGATCTGATTATACACCACTCAATACCTTGCCTTATCCACTCAGGCTTAGAAGCTCTAAAATATCTGTAGATTTCTATTTGTAACTCTGAGCATAAATATATCTAAACTTACTTACATTCTGAATCTTAAGCTACATTATTGTTGACACACACCATTCACATCCTAAAGCATTGGCTGATGCTGTTGCAGGAAAGGCTCTTGAGTTGGTTGTAACATCTCTTTCAACAAGATTCTAGTCACTAAGAAACCCCCTGCTCCGAGTTGTCTGCCTGCTTGGACCTTCGATTGAGACTAGACGAAGATGGTTCAGAAGCTTGAAGCTATAAAGGGTGGTGGAGGATCCATCAGGGTAGGGGCCACCGGGACAGTCAGTTCCCTAATGACAAGAGAACTAGACTCCATCAAGGTTGAACCTCCGATGCCTATAGCTTCTTCCCGAATTAAACATCAAACAGTTCCTGTTTCTGTTCCATGTGGTGTTCCTACTTCAAAAAAGCTACCAAGGAAGTCATCTGACGAAGCCAGCAGCAGTGGAAGCAGCAACCACATGAATCAGAGACACCCTGACATTCCCCAGAAACCGAAAACTCATCTGAAAACTACTAGTCAAATCCCGATGCTCGACTCTCATAATATTGGTATGGATAAAACTCCTATTAGGCAGAAAGCTAACAAGAAAGGACCTAATATTGTTGAAGTTGTGGACATCAAATGTGGGGGCTCGGGTAGAGCGTGGGCTGGCCCTGTAACGAATCGGCTCAAGAAGCTGAGCTTCTCAAAGCTCTCTGAGAGTGTTGTCTAACCTGGTAATTTCTTCACATCAGATCTTAGATTCCTGTAACTGTATACAGAAATTCCAATTGGCCGATTGTTGTCTGCAACATCCACCATAGAACATATGCTTGGTAGGAGCCCGGTgcctctctttttcttcttttgtgtttttaCCGCTGAGTCAAAAGTTGGTCTCAAATGACTACTTGAGGAAACAATACTTGTAATTGGGGGCTGAGGCTTATGTGAGCTACATTCACTGCTTAATTCGAGCTGGTTGAAGTACTCGATTTCTCTCATTATGAGGGATCCAACTGTGCCTCTGGTGCCTACTTCTGCAGGAGCATATGCCGCCATTTTTGCAGCATCTCTTGTGGCAATGGCTCTTGTTTTATACATCTTCTGGTCTGCTGGAAGGGAGTTGGCGGCTTGAGGCTGAAGAGAAGTGGTTTTCTGTCCAGTCTTGGTGGGGAAATTGCTTTGTCTTTGGGACATTTGGTCTTAAGCTTTGGTCACTCACAAGGTTTCTTTACCTTATATTCTATCTAAAGTGAACTGAACTTGTAGAGTAGGTGGTGATATTATCACTGTATTCATGTGCTTGTAGTTAAAAATTTAACTCACCTGCACCTCTTTAACCACTTGGGTTATATCATTTACTTGTAATTTGCCCTACTTGGATCAAGACAGGAGCATCCAATCTTCTATTTAGCTTGACATATTATTTGCACTGATGAAACATGGTGATTTGGGTTATTTTTGTTCTATGCTTTTAAAGTAAgttgttattttcttttcatgttttgAATGGCAAGCGAAAAAGGATGGTGATAGTTTTGGTGAAGCAACTCGAGTGCTTTTTAGGTGTGGGAGGATAATGGTTGGTTTTGCTTTGGCTGGTCCATGAATCCAATCCCCCTTGCCTCATCTTTGAAGGGGTCATGGGGAAGATATGACTGACATTCTTTTTACACAACATGTGATCTTCTATTTCCCCTACTTCGTAAAGAGCTTCAAGAGTTCCTGTTGCGTCTGATGGAAAGAATAAATGGAAATAAATCAGTACCAGAATTCGGTCTGCTATGTCGAATACCATGCAATTATAGAGGCCGGTGGATTTTGTTTTTGAGCTAAAATAGTTATGATCATTCATTGAAACGGATGGAGAAACGGCCTGGTTAGGCAAAAGAGCCTGCCATTGTTTCTCTGCAGAACCATTAAGAACCTGTGATGAGCAGAGCAATATGAGGTGGCTCTGCCGCTGGGGGAACTAAATTCATTTTTGTTAGAGCAATTTTTATTTCAGATTGTATGCTTTACATTTACACGTATTGTAGAATGTCGTTTTTGATTTAACAATTTCATCAAATTCATCATGTCCAGACCGGTCTCCTACCTGTTTAAAgattgcttttctttttttgggagGATACAGTCAAGCTTGGACGAACATAAGCTCTTGAATTTTTCTGTTTAAATGGAGCCTAATTAGTGAGCGGTGGCCTGTTGGTTAGCTGACATCATAGAGAGGTCACATATTAATTATCACTAATAATCCAGAATTACCGAAGTATTTCCGTGAAAAGAATTCACGTCCAAACCAATTCGGACGAGGTCGTGAAAACTCAACATTACATGAAGTAAACATCAGCAATCTGAACACACTAAACTAACTACcaatcatttcaaaaaaaactAACCACCACCAATAAACGTCACTGTGATAACGGCTTATGTGTGACTCTGCCACTTTCGATCTGGCTAGACTGGTCAATTGTGTACCTATTATTTCATAAAATTATCactattttcttttaataacTATGAATTTTCACCCTCTTTACCAAATATACCATTTTGGATTCGAAAATTCGCTGACCACTCAAACCAAACGAACTGGGGTGGTTTGGTTTAATGTTAATTTTATTTCTCTTGATGGGGTGGTTGGCCTAAAGATGTAGACCAAACATGTGCTACATAGACGATTTGAACTCTAGCCTGAACTATCCCAAACCATGGGCAGCCCTATAGACTGCAGCACTTGAAATAGCAACCTTCGAGCCTTTGCATAGACCTCACTACTGAGAACCCCGAAGTTTAAAGAAGCCAACCTAGTACCCATGCCGTAACTTATACTAGGATCGATGTTCTGAACCAGTTGCAAAACGAAATCGCAAACAGACTAGTCATTCTGTTGTGCTTATGTCATTGCACAAATTGTCCTCTGACCTCCTTACTTGCATTTGCAACCAATTCTGCAGGCGGTTCCTCTTTTAACGCATGGCCAAAGTCTAGTATGGCTAGGTTGAGTTCTACGTCACTCTTTCATTTCTTGAATTTCAATCCATTGAGCAATTCAATTTGATAGATACTCATAGGAAGGAGCGTGGGTGGAAGAAAATTAATCTACTCAGTCATATAATGTGTATTCTAGTGTTTAAACCATACACCAAAATCATAATGAATGTCTCAAATGTAAGTTCAAAATTTGAACAACATTTCAATCAAGTGCATGTACACAGATCAATAAACTCATGTTATTTTCAAGATATTGACATCATTTGTCATTAATAACTTCTCAAGTTTGCATTCTTTGCTATTCATCCTCCACAAAAGCTAAACCCTAAGGCACCGCCGTTTTTCTTTGTGCGCTGCCACCAAAACCGCTGTACCGGGCCGGTAacctaagttttttttttttttttttttcagagatGTTACAGGGCAACATCTTGCTttggaattgcagaggcatAGTTAATGCTGAAACTCAGCGTGCCCTAGTTGACATTGTACTGGCTAAGAAACCAACGTtgatttttttatcagaaaCCCTGGCACAAAAGGCTACGATCGAATCAATCACACGTCGTCTGGGCTTCAAGGACTGCTTCTGCGTCTCACAGGAGGAGAACTCGCAGGGCCTCGCCATTCTATGGACTGATGAGACTCACGTAAATGTGAGAAGTCATTTCCCAAACCACATAGATATGGAGATTGGACTATTGGGTTCTGATCTATGGCGTTTCACGGGCATTTACGGAGTTGCTGCACGGGGTGGAAGGGATCGAACTTGGCAGTTGATTGAAACCCTAGCTGCGCAGACCTGCCTGCTGCCATGGTTGATGGCGGGGGACTTCAATGAAGTGTTGGTGCGCAAGGACAAGTCTGGGGGGCCTCCTAGGGCTCTTGCGGGGATGGCCAAATTTAGAAGAACAATGACCCGGTGTGGTTTGAGTGACATGGGGTTCGTTGGAAGTCGTTTTACTTGGTCAAACAGGTATACAAAGGAGCGCCTCGATAGGGGTTTTCAAACTGTCCAATGGCGGCATCGTTTCCCATATAGTAGGGTGATAACCCTCAGTCCATCAGAGTCAGATCACTGTCCCTTGCTAATTGAGGTAAGCATTGCACCACAGATCCGACGGAGTTTCCATAGACCATTCCGGTTTGAAGAAGCATGGTTTGGTAAGGAAGATTGTTTGAACATTATAAAACAAGGCTGGGCCACGCCTACGACTGGTAATGGTCTACAACAACTTGGCAGCAAGACGAGGGAGTTAGGGATTCAGCTGAGTGCATGGCATCGAACTGAGTTCAACAGACAACAGAATGAGATGAAAGTGATCCAGGAAAAGCTAAAGGACTTAATGAGGCAACCCCATTCAGGTCAGGCATATGAGGAGCAAAAACTGTTGCACATTCAATATAGTCAACTGCTGTCCAATCAGGAGAAATATTGGAAGCAAAGGTCTCGGGCTTTGTGGTTGAAAGAGGGTGATAGGAATACTGCCTACTTTCACCGGAGAGCAAGTAATCCAAGGAATAGAAATATGATAAGAGGTTTGCTTGATGAGAACAATGTTTGGCAGGTGGAACCACAGGAAATCAAACGCCTTCAATCGTTGTACTTTCAAGGCATTTTTTCAGCTAAATAGGTCAATTTGGACGCACTAGAAAATGTGATAGCTGCTGTGCCACGCAAAGTAACAGATGAGATGAATAATGCTCTATTAGCTACATACACTAATGAGGAGATTAAAAACGCTCTACTCCAAATGCACCCGTCGAAAAGTCCTGGACCGGATGGTATGTCGCCCTTTTTCTATTAGAAATATTAGGATATTGTTAACCATGATGTATGTTTGGCAGTGAGACATTTGCTTACTCATGGTGAAATGTGGCCGGAATCAAATTATACGTACCTGTGCTTGATACTGAAGATAAAAGATCCCAAGGAAGCTGTACACTTTCGCCTTATAGCCCTTTGTAATGTCATATGCAGAATTGGTTCGAAAGTTTTGGCAAATAGGTTGAAAATTTGGCTTCCTGAAATCGTGTCCCCACTCCAAAGTGCTTATGTTCCGGGAAGACTAATCTCGGATAATACTAGTGGCAAATGAGGCAGCACACTTCATGCATAAGTTAAGGAACCAGGAGGAgggtttcttctctctcaagCTTGACATTTCCAAGGCTTATGATAAACTTGATTGGGCGTTTATTTTTGCCATTTTAACAAAATTGGGTTTTGCATCTCGATGGATTGATGTTATCATGCAATGCATATCCTCTATGACCTATTCTATTCTTGTACAAGGAGAGCCTTCAGCTAAAATCACTCCTACACGAGGCATCAGACAAGGTGATCCTTTGTcaccttatttatttattctttgtAGTGAAGGATTGTCAGCGCTAATTTCACAGGCTGTGCAACAACATACTATTCAGGGATTAACTATGTGCCCTCAAGCCCCTACCTTGCATCACCCcttctttgcagatgatagtatTCTCTTTGGCTCTGCCACAGAGGAAGAATGTTCGCGGTACAGATTGATTCTAGATACTTATGAGTAGGCATCCGGACAACaagttaattttcagaaaagtaGTGTTGTCTTTAGTAATAATGTGCAGGAGGATAGGCAACATCATCTGGCAACTATTTTGGGGGTGCAATGTGTCAAGGAACATGATAAGTATCTTGGGCTGCCTATGAGGGTGGGAAGATCAAAAACTGCCATCTTTGCATACATCAAAGAAAGGTTGACAAAAAAGTTGGTTAACTGGAAGGCAAAGATCCTTAGCTCGGCGGGAAAGGAAATTCTCATCAAAGCAGTGGCTCAAACCATGCCATTGTATGCCATGAACTGCCATTTGCTGCCAAAAACTTTATGTGATGACATTCATCAACTATGTGCATCTTTCTTTTGGGGAGACACTGATGACAAGAGAAAGATTCATTGGAGGAGTTGAGAGAAGTTATGCCTCACCAAACTAGAAGGTGGAATGGGTTCTAAAAACATCTATGCTTATAACTTAGCAATGCTTGGAAAACAAGGGTGGAGATTACTATCCAATCCTCAGTCGTTGATTGGTCAATTATACAAGGCCAAATATTTTCCTAATTGCTCTTTCTGGGAGGCAGAATTGGGGGAGTCTCCATCCTTCTCTTGGAGAAGTATTTTAAGTGGAAGACCACTGTTTAAAGCTGGGGTACAGTGGTGTATTGGAGATAGGACTCAAGTCAGCATTTGGAATGATAGGTGGATACCAATGTGCCCACAATATTTGATCCACAAACCTCCTGATTGTGTCTTTGAGCTTGTCTCGGATCTAATTGACGCACATACGAGGCAATGGATTCCAGAGGCAATTCACACAATCTTTCCACCTGACATAGCTAAGAAGGTACTTAGCATTACATTGAGTCGTCAGATTAGGCGGGATAAACTGTGCTGGAGTCCGGAGAAAAAGGGATGTTATTTTGTTAAGACGGCTTACTGGATTGCCCGCACTAAGGTGCTAGAAAATGTGCTTGTTTCTACCTCTCATGGTAATCCTTTTCTAGAGTTGTGGAGAAGACTTTGGCAGGTTAACGTACCAGGGAAAGTGAAGATTTGTGTGTGGAGGGCATGCTCTAATTTGCTTCCTACAAGGGCTAAACTTACCTCTAAGGGATATGAGGGTGACCTTCGCTGCCTCGTGTGTTCCCATCCATATGAGGACACATCTCACCTCTTTTGTAAGTGCCCTACTGCCGTTGATATACTCACAGCACCTCCTTTTAACTCTGGAAGAAACTGAATGCCTCAGGTGGGGTTCAAAGAATGGATGCTTGAAAATGCTTTGCATCTAAAGAAGGAACTGTTTGCGAAGCTCTTAATGATTTTCTGGGCCTTGTGGAAAAACAGAAACGATTTGTTGTGGAATGGTACAAAGAAATCAGCTGATGCTTTGGTTCTCAGCTCGTTGGCTTGGCTGGAGGATTATACCAAGGCACAACTAGTAGAGAAGTCTTCCCACTCAAAACCGCGGAAAACCTGGACACCGGCTACGTCGGGAATTCAGAAGCTAAATGTGGATGGGAGTTTCATTCCTAACACAACTCTTGGTGGTGTGGGGGGTGTTTTAAGGGACGGTGCAGGTCAGTTTCATGCTGCCTTTGCAAAGCCGATACCAAATGTAGCCTCTGCCAGGCAAGTAGAGCTCCGAGCTGTAGAGGCAGGTTTAAACTTGGTGGCCACTTTACAATTGAGCACAGTAGTAATCGAAACTGACTGCATGGATGTGATCTCAAGTATTGGTGATATGCAGTCAACGTATGTACATGAGGAAGGCTTAATTGATAATATCCGTCAAGTACTTCATCAGAGACCTCATATCTTTTTGCAGTATGCACCGAGAGCATGTAATCGAGTAGCTCATAGGTTAGCTAACTTGGCCTATGAAGACTCTAATTCATATGTCTGGATAGTACAACCTCCAGACCTCATTCTGGAGCTTCTAAAGAATGATTGTAAACCATTGGGGTAACTTCCCCTTTTGAATAAATTATTcattggttcaaaaaaaaaaaaaaaaatctaaataatCATTAAGAAATggaggttctattcatacctccaaaattggcatttggattttttttttttaagttatagTCAACTCATGttaaagggtggttctagttggacctccaactttttttaattattaataaactttgtcaacttatatgaaaagacaaataaggacaaagagagaaaaatgaaaaaataagtaagtaaataaataaatattcttCTTACCTACTccaaccaaatataacattcaattaatttttttttttccgatatttccttatattgcctatatagttttataatttacctaaaacaattaagtaaaaataataatttctatatatgGCTCATCATTCattacaaaagtaaattcaaaacaatctgatttggaattttcttaaactaaattaattgaatattatgatatagctatgactcgatcttccaacccaaaaccctcgaaatccttcttttagcaaattcaaaggggttcaaacaacatatcaagatcgagaaccaaccctctgattaattttggtggaggagagaccttctcataagagagcaatgtCATGtgatttgattcattcttcttctcgtggttgaagatagagataaaaaatataataacaAATTGTTGTATCTCATATTCAAGGGCGTTTTGGTAagaataaggaggtctacttagcttttcaagtattctaaaaagtaaattagaggtgtactaagtatgggaggtctacatagcaaatttggaggtccaactagaaccaccccaTGTTAAATTATCAATAAGGatacaaaaaaaaggaaaaaaaaaaaaagagagtctCTTCTTACCTCCACAAATAGTACGTAGTCTTCAACTTTGAGAAAACATTCTCCTCCAACGTAAACCCCATTTGTCTTCGAATTTCAATCTTACATTTCTAGATTATACTACAAATTTCAATTTAGATATtcaatatgagagagagagagagagagagagagagagagagagagagagagagagagagagagagagagagagagagagagagagagagagagagagagagagagagagagagagagagagagagagagagagagagagagagttttttttgGTTCAGTTTAATTGGAAATGTTGACGGAGATGTCCTTTCTATTCTTGTTGTAAATGTTCAGGTGCCTATTCTTTAACCCTTCTTTTCTCAAGCTTCTCCCTCATATTGTTCATCAATTTTAGTGTTTTTTATCTTGTCTGGAAGTTGAAAGATGCTGCAAACAATGACGATTATTATTCGTTCTGGTAATTTGATCATATTGTCTGACCATAGTCTTTGGGCAGCATTTGAAATGTATGATCATAATGTTCATAGCTTTCTGTACTCGTCTTTTCCCAAGCTTTCTAtctcgtgtgtgtgtgtgtatatatatatatatatatatatatatatatatatatatatatatatatatattgtttcccattttaagtttgttttttttttttgaataaagggctggtgcggctgccctcaagccttgattaatgaaactgtcgaatacaagggggggggggggacattaagcctaaacccctgattacaataggcatctagagtatgtcctgaaataatatcaggaatctctacaaaactcatgtattctaacaagcaccaactagcaaagagtgcactactggctactctatttgctttgacatagcagtgacataatgGGAAGATAACTCGATGGTAAcacgattacaacatagcataattactaGATGCATAGCTTTCCCattatgttgccgccggaggaTAGATCCGACGACACTAAGCTTCACCCTACCACTAGGCGGTaccgaccatttgacgaagtaaggaactcgccgcctacctagagcagacaaggcactttgagtgcacacacacAGGCAGatagcccgactagccctacccAATCAATGTAGAAACTTATTGCTCGCAAAAAGTGCAACAGAACTAAATAACATAAgtaaacaaaaacaataaataaaataaaacttaagGCAGGGCCCAAAAATTGAGCCCCAACCCTAACTCTAGCCCAGAACGGGCCCACAGGCAAAACCCAAGTCCAAAAGCACACACCAGAAAGTGGACCTCCAGCCCTCCCAGCCCAATTCAACAGCTGCATCAGCTCACCTCCATACCCGGCGTCCCACCACCGTCGTCGGACCCTGACCATCACGGTAACCTCTGCCTGTTTCGAAACATCGTCGTAGAGCCCTCCACAATTCCATGAATCTACAGCAGAACCCGATTCAAACTTCAGCAAACCATCGTCGTCCATTCCATCAAGCCAGCGATCGACCCCGTCTAACCATCGATCTCGAGCCACCCTCCGACCGTCGCCAGACGCTGCTCCGACCCGGTTAAGCTCCGTCTCTGCTCCGATCCCCAACCGTCCAAATGCAACCGTATCCTTACAccgagagagatagagagaagcACCCTCCGATCTCAGCCTTCGAACAAGGGATACGCCCACTACACCGGCATCCCGTCCAACCACACACACCCTATGCCGGCGCCGCCAGAGGCCGGCTCCAGCACCGCGGCGCAGCCGTACGAGAACGAAGCAATACACAGGCAAGGTTTCTAGGGTTTCAGCGCGTGAAGCGCATTCAATAAGAGAAAACTTTTTATCTTATGTtctgaaaattgaaaaatgatgCAGACTATGAAGAgtactgttttttatttttattttattttataattattaTGTCTTTATGCAGCATTTGAAATGTATGATCATAATGTTCGTAGCCTCTTGTATAGCCTTCTATTTTGAAGCTTTCTACCTCTTACATTGTTTTCCTatttcaattattattatttttttttcactttttctaGAAGTTGATTATTGCAGGTCCAACTACTGATTTATGGATAGAACCTCCTAAAAAAAAGGCTTTTATTGAGATTTTTTGGACGATGAGCATTTTGGAAATATTAGGGAGAGGTGTAGATGTCATATTGGTTATTTTTAAAAGTAAGTTGAAGGTCTATTAAATAGGAAGATCTAAATACCAATTTATAGAGATATGAATAGAAAATCATGACTATGCAAGATAATAAAAACATTTATTTTGggattgcttttttttttttgccctttaCAATTGAGTTGGGCTTTTTGGTAAAACCTCTACAAACCATTTGAAATGTTACCCTAAATCAAAATTACATCGCAAGTCCTCCTTTCGTCATTCACCGACTTCTCGGCTCTCTCACAGTCACTGCTTCTTCTCCCTGACTAGTTTGATTCTAATGCCTTAAAACCTAAACCTGACCCCAAAGCTTCGATCTTTACCCATATCATCGTCCTCCGGATCCAGGCGCAAGATGGGTCATTCTTGTTTAGTTGTATAAGTATTTTGCAGTTCTCAACGCTGTCTATTTCTCTGTTCTCATTTCTCAATTCTCAACGCCTCCTTTGCAGCAAGGTACTCTCCCATTTCCTATTTACTTATGTTTGaacttttttgttctttttatcTGTTGGGTTTTGAATTATGATTAAGAACTAAAACGTATATAATGAACTGGGTTCTCTTGCTTGATTGAGATAAATAGCCTGAAGGGCTGTAGGACTTATGTTTGTAAAGAATAAACGGTCTTATTGATTTTGACTATGCTTTGGTGAATATGTCCTTCCGTTTTGTCTTTTCTTACTGACTCTCTTCTCCCTCTTACAACACAAATTCTATTTCTCTGTgaactcagatgaatcttctcgGCAACCTTTAAGCCACATTTGCTAGGAGCCTAGGAAGCTTTGTTCTCCTGTACATTGCAAAATTTTGGTTGAATTTATGGTTATTTACTGCTAAGTATAGATT harbors:
- the LOC133734511 gene encoding uncharacterized protein LOC133734511, with the translated sequence MVQKLEAIKGGGGSIRVGATGTVSSLMTRELDSIKVEPPMPIASSRIKHQTVPVSVPCGVPTSKKLPRKSSDEASSSGSSNHMNQRHPDIPQKPKTHLKTTSQIPMLDSHNIGMDKTPIRQKANKKGPNIVEVVDIKCGGSGRAWAGPVTNRLKKLSFSKLSESVV
- the LOC133730842 gene encoding uncharacterized protein LOC133730842; protein product: MGSKNIYAYNLAMLGKQGWRLLSNPQSLIGQLYKAKYFPNCSFWEAELGESPSFSWRSILSGRPLFKAGVQWCIGDRTQVSIWNDRWIPMCPQYLIHKPPDCVFELVSDLIDAHTRQWIPEAIHTIFPPDIAKKVLSITLSRQIRRDKLCWSPEKKGCYFVKTAYWIARTKVLENVLVSTSHGNPFLELWRRLWQVGFKEWMLENALHLKKELFAKLLMIFWALWKNRNDLLWNGTKKSADALVLSSLAWLEDYTKAQLVEKSSHSKPRKTWTPATSGIQKLNVDGSFIPNTTLGGVGGVLRDGAGQFHAAFAKPIPNVASARQVELRAVEAGLNLVATLQLSTVVIETDCMDVISSIGDMQSTYVHEEGLIDNIRQVLHQRPHIFLQYAPRACNRVAHRLANLAYEDSNSYVWIVQPPDLILELLKNDCKPLG